The stretch of DNA AGCTTTTCCCACAGATCTTCAATCAGCGATGCGAGTGCTTCAGCACCTTGCGATACGATTTGAGAAGCAACTAAATTCCTCTTCTCAGCGAAAGAGAGCACGATGGGACCCAGCTCTGCCACTCTGGCGACGCTTTCTAACACCCCGGAGAAAAAAGCGACGGCATCCTCAAAAGTTTTCCTGCCGGCGATTTCTACAACCTGGTCCCTGAGTTCCAGGATATCATCGACTGTTGACCGCTCTGAGGCAATGAGCTCCGCCAACAACATTTTCCCCAGCCAGTATCCACTTCCTTCGTCACCCGCCTGAAATCCGAACCCTCCGGATCTCCGGATATTTCCCCTGCTATCGGTGCCCAGGGCAATGGAGCCTGTCCCAACGATTAAGGTCATCCCCCTGGCATTACCCCAAATATTTCTGTGGGCCAACTCCGCGTCACTCGTAAGTTTCAGAGTGGCGCGGGGAAGGGTTTCTGAAAGTCGATCCTCAATTTGAGTCCGGTACCTGGGATTGCTGATTCCGGCCATTCCAACAACGCATCCACTCACTACCCCAGCTTGAATGGAAGCTGCCTTTGCAGCCTCGAAGATGAGGTCTGCCAGAGCTTCAATACCGCTCTCCCCGTAGACGTTCGGGTTGGTTCCCTCCCCCGTGATCCGGAAACCCTCAAATTCCTCCGCATGGAAAAGCAGGGCGTCCGTCTTTGTCCCACCGCCATCAATGGAAAGAAACCAGTGATCAGCCGCCATACTTTTCCTCGAGGCAGCCTTTTAACTGATCGAAATTCTCAAAATCCTTTGTACAGCATCCAAGAATCCACGAACTGACTTCTCCCCTCGGCATTTCACGTACCATGTAGACCCTCTTGCCCAGGTGATAGGCAACGGTAAGTTCACCCTGTGTACCGGCCCCCCGAATCACCTCCTCATTCCAGTAGCATATGACATAATCAACTTCATCGACAATGGCCTTCAGATCCCGGTCAATGATTTTCCTCACCGTGGTCATGAACCGCCCATAGTCGTCCACCTTCCATTTCCGGAAATTGGCCCTTTCTTCCTCGGTCAGTTCAGAACCATGGAGAGCGGGATTGAACACGTCATGCCCGAGGTGTTTTTTCAGCCAGTCCGTCATTTCATTACGCCATGCTTCGCCGTGGTCATGGGCATATTCGATCGCGCCGGAAAGGTAGGCCCTCATACGGTGTTGACTTTTCTAAAAAGGATTGAATTGAGAATAATCCACACAAGTGAAACTCCCAGAGGTACCAGCCAGGTCAGAAAGGTGACCTGATTGTGAAACAGAAGTTTGCGACCACCTTCCAGAAGTTGAGCCGTGGGTAGGAAGGAGAAGAACGATGATAGCGACGGGGGAAATGAACCGATGGGCACAATCCATCCGGACGCAAAAACGAC from Candidatus Neomarinimicrobiota bacterium encodes:
- a CDS encoding BadF/BadG/BcrA/BcrD ATPase family protein → MAADHWFLSIDGGGTKTDALLFHAEEFEGFRITGEGTNPNVYGESGIEALADLIFEAAKAASIQAGVVSGCVVGMAGISNPRYRTQIEDRLSETLPRATLKLTSDAELAHRNIWGNARGMTLIVGTGSIALGTDSRGNIRRSGGFGFQAGDEGSGYWLGKMLLAELIASERSTVDDILELRDQVVEIAGRKTFEDAVAFFSGVLESVARVAELGPIVLSFAEKRNLVASQIVSQGAEALASLIEDLWEKLELTGSETEIGISGSIIVESAFYRDVLKNQLPVELDSLRWVKSDFPPVYGGLLLSDLHISPEDYPRITIQHV